AAAAGTTCCAATGATTGGAACTTTTTATATTATGCGGCGCAAGAAGTTCCAATGATTGGAACAATCGATAATATGATTATTTGGTGCTCTGTCAGGTGTCGGGGGTGATGGAAAAGGATTGATCGGCGACGAGGATGCCATCAATGGTGGTTGTCAGGCGCCAGGTTCCGATTTTATCTGAGACGGGATCCCAGATGGTGTCGCCGAGAAAGAAATCCCAATCATTGTCTCGTACGTACAGGTCGCCGGTGAAGGGTGGGCGAATGGCATTATTTTCATCGGTGAAGGGTGGATGTTCGATGCAGTAGTGCAGCTTTTTTCCCCGAGCTTTTTTTATGTTCAGTACATAACCGAATTCAATGTCCAGCCGCGCCGGGATGATGGTGCTGATTTTTTTAATGTGCGGCAAGTCTTTGGATGTTTTATCCCAGTGATCATATATTC
This genomic stretch from Spartobacteria bacterium harbors:
- a CDS encoding DUF3859 domain-containing protein, which translates into the protein MAKPKTTCRMLHYGIYDHWDKTSKDLPHIKKISTIIPARLDIEFGYVLNIKKARGKKLHYCIEHPPFTDENNAIRPPFTGDLYVRDNDWDFFLGDTIWDPVSDKIGTWRLTTTIDGILVADQSFSITPDT